From the genome of Papaver somniferum cultivar HN1 chromosome 2, ASM357369v1, whole genome shotgun sequence, one region includes:
- the LOC113352463 gene encoding uncharacterized protein LOC113352463, translating to MEEIQRENPRAQTQRPHRTNSVEQASGSKRGGSGERPSEDRKERRDNRQREDQKFEDQVYTKLNTSYSRILREIKGRENLEWPWSKGKQPPRSEKSKEYCKFHCFNGHQTEKCKNLKIMIQKLIDAGDLKQYIQKADTEYMTKRSKQIQLPEGNRTLNTISCSEAAGPSLTTQIGKRLRKQFEYYYELYKIDGVEVDEHGHWMNAPMTFDAEDIEEDMEDHNDPLVLTLPVAG from the coding sequence ATGGAGGagattcagcgtgaaaatcccagagcccAGACTCAAAGACCTCATCGAACCAACTCGGTGGAGCAAGCCAGCGGATCCAAAAGGGGCGGTTCTGGCGAACGGCCTAGCGAGGATAGGAAAGAACGAAGAGATAATCGTCAACGTGAGGATCAGAAATTCGAAGACCAGGTCTACACGAAGCTAAACACCAGCTACTCTCGCATCCTAAGGGAGATCAAAGGACGGGAAAATCTTGAGTGGCCATGGTCCAAAGGGAAACAGCCCCCAAGGTCCGAGAAATCTAAGGAATACTGCAAATTCCATTGCTTCAATggccaccagaccgagaaatgcaaaaacctcaagatAATGATCCAAAAGCTGATCGACGCAGGAGATCTCAAGCAGTACATACAGAAAGCGGATACCGAATATATGACCAAACGAAGCAAGCAGATTCAATTGCCTGAAGGAAACCGAACCCTTAATACCATCTCATgctccgaagccgcagggccttCGCTAACAACGCAAATAGGAAAAAGGTTAAGGAAACAATTTGAATACTACTATGAACTGTACAAAATCGATGGAGTGGAGGTAGACGAACACGGACATTGGATGAACGCACCTATGACTTTCGATGCTGAAGACATCGAAGAGGATATGGAAGATCACAATGATCCTTTGGTCCTCACGTTACCAGTAGCAGGATGA